The following are encoded together in the Candidatus Kapaibacterium thiocyanatum genome:
- a CDS encoding [acyl-carrier-protein] S-malonyltransferase, whose amino-acid sequence MKALMFSGQGSQYVGMARDLSERFDAARDLIRRADEVLGYGLSTIMMDGPEPTLRETRYTQPALFVHEAALLAVTGIEKHADAVAGHSLGEYSALHAAGVLSFEDALQLVQLRATLMFDAGTIIPGTMAAVVGLDDRAVRTLCDELDGVDGNVLVPANFNSPGQVVISGSAEYLRACMPRFKEAGAKLVKELQVSGAFHSPLLAEAEKPLAERIHATTFHDARIDVYVNVSATAVREAGALRDSAIRQLTSPVLWTQTLEAMQRAGITEAVEIGPGKVLQGLAKRTIDNVQCDGIDTADDVERYLSTKGS is encoded by the coding sequence ATGAAGGCATTGATGTTTTCAGGTCAAGGCTCGCAGTACGTGGGCATGGCCAGGGATCTCTCCGAGCGCTTCGATGCCGCCCGTGATCTCATCCGGCGTGCGGACGAAGTTCTGGGCTACGGCCTCAGCACGATCATGATGGACGGTCCGGAGCCGACGCTCAGGGAAACGCGCTATACGCAGCCGGCCCTGTTCGTCCACGAAGCCGCCCTGCTTGCCGTAACTGGTATCGAGAAGCATGCGGATGCCGTCGCGGGACATTCCCTTGGAGAATACTCGGCCCTCCATGCGGCCGGTGTACTGTCCTTCGAGGATGCCCTGCAACTCGTCCAGCTCCGTGCTACACTGATGTTCGACGCCGGTACGATCATTCCCGGTACGATGGCGGCCGTCGTCGGCCTCGACGACCGGGCCGTACGGACCCTCTGCGATGAACTCGATGGCGTCGACGGCAACGTCCTCGTCCCCGCGAACTTCAATTCGCCCGGACAGGTCGTGATCTCCGGTTCCGCGGAGTATCTTCGCGCCTGCATGCCTCGCTTCAAGGAGGCCGGTGCGAAGCTGGTCAAGGAACTGCAAGTCAGCGGCGCGTTCCACTCGCCCTTGCTGGCCGAGGCCGAGAAGCCGCTCGCGGAGCGGATCCACGCGACGACCTTCCATGACGCCCGCATCGACGTCTACGTGAACGTCAGCGCGACGGCCGTCCGCGAAGCTGGGGCGCTGAGGGACAGTGCCATCCGGCAGTTGACGTCGCCCGTGCTGTGGACGCAGACCCTGGAAGCGATGCAGCGTGCGGGAATCACCGAAGCCGTCGAAATAGGTCCCGGCAAGGTTCTGCAGGGACTGGCGAAGAGAACGATCGACAACGTGCAGTGCGACGGTATCGATACGGCCGATGATGTAGAACGCTATTTGTCGACGAAAGGATCATGA
- a CDS encoding 3-oxoacyl-[acyl-carrier-protein] reductase, giving the protein MSATTHDGKVFIVTGGSRGIGEAIVRRLAAEGGRVFTTYNSQPERAEAIRAEIVAAGGTVEYLQIDVSNEESVKGLIDHVVSTAGRIDGLVNNAGITRDGLIMRMSTKDWDDVLRTNLTGVFYACRAVARPMMSQRSGRIVNIGSIVGLGGNAGQVNYSAAKAGLVGLTRSLARELASRNILVNCVAPGYVETDMTDKLTGDQKSAFTESVPLKRPASPDEIAGVVSFLLSDQSSYITGQVLNVDGGLAM; this is encoded by the coding sequence ATGTCCGCAACGACGCATGACGGCAAGGTATTCATCGTGACGGGCGGATCGCGTGGTATCGGCGAAGCCATCGTACGACGTCTGGCGGCCGAAGGCGGCCGCGTCTTCACGACGTACAATTCGCAACCCGAACGTGCGGAAGCCATCCGTGCGGAAATCGTGGCGGCGGGCGGCACGGTGGAGTATCTCCAGATCGACGTTTCGAACGAAGAGAGCGTCAAGGGCCTCATCGACCACGTCGTATCCACGGCCGGTCGCATCGACGGTCTCGTCAACAACGCAGGCATCACGCGCGACGGCCTCATCATGCGGATGAGTACGAAGGACTGGGACGACGTCCTGCGCACGAACCTCACCGGCGTGTTCTATGCATGCCGTGCCGTGGCACGTCCGATGATGTCGCAACGCTCGGGCCGGATCGTCAACATCGGCTCCATCGTAGGCCTCGGCGGCAATGCCGGACAGGTCAACTACAGTGCGGCGAAAGCCGGTCTCGTAGGGCTTACACGCTCGCTTGCGCGCGAACTTGCCTCTCGTAACATTTTAGTAAATTGCGTCGCTCCGGGCTATGTCGAGACCGACATGACGGACAAATTGACGGGGGATCAGAAATCGGCATTTACGGAGTCGGTTCCTCTCAAGCGTCCTGCGAGTCCCGATGAGATAGCCGGCGTGGTTTCCTTCCTGCTCTCCGATCAATCTTCCTATATCACCGGACAGGTTCTGAACGTGGACGGTGGGCTGGCGATGTAA
- a CDS encoding acyl carrier protein: protein MSTVAQKVTEIIVNKLGVEESQVTPGASFTNDLGADSLDTVELIMEFERAFNMTIEDADAEKIQSVGDAITYIESKAS from the coding sequence ATGTCGACTGTGGCGCAAAAGGTGACCGAGATCATCGTCAACAAGCTTGGCGTTGAAGAATCGCAAGTCACGCCTGGTGCTTCGTTCACCAATGACCTCGGTGCGGACTCGCTCGACACCGTAGAGCTCATCATGGAGTTCGAACGTGCATTCAACATGACGATCGAAGATGCAGATGCCGAAAAGATCCAGTCTGTCGGCGACGCAATCACGTATATCGAATCTAAGGCTTCCTGA